In Lactococcus protaetiae, the genomic window CCCATTTTAGCAGATTCGTCTAGCGCAATACCGAGGTCTTTGATAAAGTGTTTTACAAAAAATCCTGCGGTAAAGTCTTCACGTAAAATACGTGGTGCATAGTTAGTGAGTGACCATGTCGCAGCAGAGCCACCACCAACTGTCATCAATACTTTATCAAGGTCAAGTCCCGCTTTATCTGCATATACAAGAAGCTCTGTCATGGCAGTCATCGTTCCTGCAATACCGATTTGATTTGCCATTTTTGTATGCTGTCCGCTACCTGCAGAGCCTTGATAAGCAATTGTTTTTCCCATTTTTTCAAAAAGGGGTAGAGCTTTATTATACACAGGCTCATCTCCACCAACCATAATAGTCAATGTGGCATTCTTTGCTCCAAGGTCTCCACCTGAAACAGGAGCATCCAGTGACTCAGCACCTTCTTTTTTAGCTGCTTCATAGATTTCTTGAGCAAGACCAGGTTGCGAAGTCGTCATATCAATCAACACCTTCCCCGAAAGTTCTGCTTTAAAAACCCCAGTTTCTCCAAAATAAATTTCACGAACATCTTTTGGATATCCTACTATCGAGATGATGAATTCTGCTTGTTTAGCCGCAGCTTCTGGACTATCAACATAAGTTGCACCACGCGCAACTAACGTATCTGTTTTTGATTTTGTACGGTTGTATACGACTAACTCATGACCTGCATCCATGAGATGACCTGCCATTGCAGCGCCCATAACACCTGTACCGATAAATGCAACTTTTGACATATTTTTCTCCTTTTGATACTAATATTGAACGTCTCTTCTTTTTCTTGCTTTATCGCCTCGAAGACGTTTAATTTTTCGATTGCGATACTCATCTAATTTGTAAGTTTTTAATAATTTTTCAATCTCAGTACGTGAATGTCCTGTCGCTTCTGAAATTGAAGAGAGCGAACGCAGTGGGTTTTCATCAATAACTTCTTGAAGTTGTTCTTCCTTTAATCTCATTGTTCCCTCCATTTTTTCTTAATGAATACACATTTTTCAATTTATTTCAAAACAAAAAACGATTAGCACCCAGCCAACCGTCCATTATCTCTTAATAAATCTCTAAAACATAGAGCTTTATATTATTATGGGAAGAAGGGATTTGAACCCTCACGCCCTTTCGAGCACATGCACCTGAAGCATGCGTGTCTGCCATTCCACCACTTCCCCGTTGGGTCAAAACGTTACCCTTTCTCGCTACGTTGCTAAAGCAACGAGTCGAAAGGACTTCCCCAGCACTTTTCTATGATAACAGTTTCATATTGAAAATGCAAGCTTGAGGCTACCTATGACTGGCTTACTTAATACATGCCTGATTTTTTCATCAGAATTTTTTGTTCCTCTTGTTATCTCATACTAGCTCATCTTTAATTTTTCTTAGAAAAATTATTAGATGAACTGCAGATAGACTGCCTTTTGCTCTTGCAAGCTTCGCTTGCTAAGCAAACGGACAGCGGAGTAACTTTTAAATTTACCATTTAAAAGTTAAACAGCATTAGCTTCAAGCTCCTCCGTGACCAATGAACATAGCGATAATCAAAATAATAAAAACAAGGCAAGTAATCGCCACGTAGAGTTTATCACCTTCTTTTGCAAAAGCAAAGATAGAGGCTACCACACGTAAAACAGGGGTTAGAATTAATAAAAATAATCCTGCCATCAACCAAGCTAATGCTTTGAACTGCACTAAACCTGTCAGTATTTCATTAAACTTATCAGGCCA contains:
- a CDS encoding NAD(P)-dependent oxidoreductase, giving the protein MSKVAFIGTGVMGAAMAGHLMDAGHELVVYNRTKSKTDTLVARGATYVDSPEAAAKQAEFIISIVGYPKDVREIYFGETGVFKAELSGKVLIDMTTSQPGLAQEIYEAAKKEGAESLDAPVSGGDLGAKNATLTIMVGGDEPVYNKALPLFEKMGKTIAYQGSAGSGQHTKMANQIGIAGTMTAMTELLVYADKAGLDLDKVLMTVGGGSAATWSLTNYAPRILREDFTAGFFVKHFIKDLGIALDESAKMGISLPATAGAKQLYDMLAEKGFENDGTQALIKLWWEDGKRPE
- a CDS encoding DUF1634 domain-containing protein → MTKEELLKIEQNIGKILRAGVFVSSVVIIIGILMFVITGHSGYSDGIWPDKFNEILTGLVQFKALAWLMAGLFLLILTPVLRVVASIFAFAKEGDKLYVAITCLVFIILIIAMFIGHGGA